A window from Candidatus Effluviviaceae Genus V sp. encodes these proteins:
- a CDS encoding flavin reductase family protein produces MKALPKRALDSGKLARLVNHGPTVLVTSAHTGRDNIITLAWCMPVSIRPPMVGVAIAPARFSHDLIRDSGEFTVNVPHAGLLDAVWRCGTVSGRDGDKFAASGLTRCEPSVIGAPLIDECIAHIECRVDSAPVAGDHTVFMGTAVAASVEDGAFDGRLTLRDRHHTLHHLGGSEFLTSAGEIISAA; encoded by the coding sequence CTGAAGGCCTTGCCGAAACGCGCGCTCGACAGTGGGAAGCTCGCCCGGCTCGTCAACCACGGGCCGACGGTCCTCGTCACGTCTGCGCACACGGGCCGAGACAACATCATCACCCTTGCCTGGTGCATGCCCGTGAGCATCCGGCCGCCCATGGTCGGTGTTGCAATCGCTCCGGCACGCTTCTCGCATGACCTCATCCGGGATTCCGGCGAGTTCACGGTCAACGTGCCGCACGCCGGACTTCTTGACGCCGTATGGCGCTGTGGAACGGTCAGCGGCCGCGACGGCGACAAGTTCGCCGCGAGCGGGCTCACGAGGTGCGAGCCGAGCGTCATCGGGGCGCCCCTGATCGACGAGTGCATCGCGCACATCGAGTGCAGGGTCGACTCCGCGCCCGTCGCGGGAGATCATACCGTCTTCATGGGAACTGCTGTCGCGGCGTCCGTCGAGGACGGCGCCTTCGATGGCAGGCTGACGCTCCGGGACAGGCACCACACACTGCATCATCTGGGCGGCAGCGAGTTCCTGACATCAGCCGGCGAGATCATCTCGGCGGCCTGA
- a CDS encoding AURKAIP1/COX24 domain-containing protein codes for MASLKKKRRRKMAKHKLKKRRRKDRHKKKSR; via the coding sequence ATGGCCAGTCTGAAGAAGAAGCGCCGCCGCAAGATGGCGAAGCACAAGCTGAAGAAGCGGCGCCGCAAGGATCGTCACAAGAAGAAGTCGCGGTAG
- a CDS encoding integration host factor subunit beta: MTKADLVDQVAGKTGLTKRDVALVVEGLLAAIKDSLAAHKHIEIREFGTFKVKKRKASMKYNPRDRSQKVIVPEKMVPVFKPSKFLKERVNWLEPEGEDEQRTPPDAAA, translated from the coding sequence ATGACGAAGGCGGATCTGGTCGACCAGGTCGCGGGCAAGACAGGGCTGACGAAGCGCGACGTCGCGCTCGTCGTCGAGGGACTGCTTGCGGCCATCAAGGACTCGCTCGCTGCGCACAAGCACATCGAGATCAGGGAGTTCGGCACCTTCAAGGTCAAGAAGCGCAAGGCCAGCATGAAGTACAACCCGCGCGACCGGTCTCAGAAGGTGATCGTGCCCGAGAAGATGGTGCCGGTCTTCAAGCCGAGCAAGTTCCTGAAGGAGAGAGTCAACTGGCTGGAGCCGGAGGGCGAGGACGAGCAGAGGACGCCCCCGGACGCAGCCGCCTGA
- the sppA gene encoding signal peptide peptidase SppA produces the protein MASRGCLWGWIIGVAALLLIVLVTVVTIESVLGERISLPMPGRHVGLIRIEGLLADPTRIISDIDELTDDPSIGAVVLRIDSPGGGVAASQEVYSRIVEARDDGTPFVVSMGTVAASGGYYVACPAESILANPGTLTGSIGVVLSFMNFEELFGKIGVDMEVVKSGRYKDTGSWSRQMTDEERALLQETIDDIHRQFVETVILERGLEPARVESLADGRVLSGRQALGAGLVDRLGTLDDALAVAGRLAGIEGEPNVRRPVRPRRLTLLDLVGSTLGSLADESPAKAGAQYLWYPGK, from the coding sequence ATGGCCAGCAGAGGGTGTCTCTGGGGATGGATCATCGGGGTGGCGGCGCTGCTCCTGATCGTGCTCGTCACCGTGGTCACCATCGAGTCGGTTCTGGGTGAGCGGATCTCGCTGCCCATGCCGGGACGGCACGTCGGTCTCATCCGGATCGAGGGGTTGCTCGCCGATCCAACCCGGATCATCTCGGACATCGACGAGCTCACGGACGACCCGTCGATCGGAGCCGTCGTGCTCCGCATCGACAGCCCCGGTGGGGGCGTGGCAGCCTCACAGGAGGTCTACTCCCGGATCGTCGAGGCCCGGGATGACGGCACGCCGTTCGTCGTGTCCATGGGGACGGTCGCGGCCTCGGGCGGCTACTACGTCGCCTGTCCCGCGGAGTCCATCCTCGCCAATCCAGGAACGCTCACCGGCAGCATCGGCGTCGTCCTGTCCTTCATGAACTTCGAGGAGCTCTTCGGTAAGATCGGCGTGGACATGGAGGTCGTCAAGAGCGGTCGCTACAAGGACACGGGTTCCTGGTCGCGGCAGATGACCGACGAGGAACGCGCGCTGCTGCAGGAGACGATCGACGACATCCACAGGCAGTTCGTCGAGACGGTCATCCTCGAGCGAGGGCTCGAGCCGGCGCGCGTCGAGAGCCTGGCCGACGGACGCGTCCTGTCGGGACGCCAGGCGCTCGGGGCCGGACTCGTGGACCGCCTGGGAACGCTCGATGACGCGCTTGCCGTGGCGGGCCGGCTCGCCGGCATCGAGGGGGAACCGAATGTCCGTCGTCCCGTCAGGCCCAGGAGATTGACGCTGTTGGATCTGGTGGGGAGCACGCTCGGCTCACTGGCCGACGAGTCGCCCGCGAAGGCGGGTGCCCAGTACCTCTGGTATCCCGGCAAGTGA